CAATAAATATTTCATTTGGTATAAATTTTAAAACTTCAAAAGCTACTTTTTTTTTTAAATTTTTTGATTTCATAATATGAATTACACCAATTGATATTTAAATAAAACAACTTTAATACTATTTTTATATAAAAAATTTTATAATTTTTTTGAAAAATTTAAAGTTATGAAGCTACTAAAAAATGAAAAAAATAGAATATAAAGAAATTTTTATAAAAAATTTATTTAAAAAAAAAAAAAAAAAAAAAAAAATAAATTAATTTAAATATTTATATAAATTTTTTTTAAAATAATTTTCGTAATTATAAAAGACACTGGGGTACCTGGATTCGAACCAGGGATCCCGGTATCAAAAACCGGTGCCTTAAACCTCTTGGCCATACCCCAAAATTTTCTATTCTAAAAAAAAATTACGGGAAGCGAGATTTGAACTCGCATACCCAAATAAGGGCGCCAGAACCTAAATCTGGTGCGTCTACCAATTTCGCCACTCCCGCTAAAAAAAAATTCTATATAAAATATTTTTCTAAATAATTAGCTATGATGGGAATCGAACCCATGACATCAGCGTTATGAGTGCTGTGCTCTGACCGACTGAGCTACATAGCTAGAAAATTTTAATAAAAATAAAATTTTATTATATTTAAATCTTTAAAGATTAAAAAATAAAATTATATATAAATATATATCTGAAATATTATATCTTTATATTAATAAATATACTAGTATAATAAAATCTTTATAAAAATTTTTCAAAATTAAAACTGAAAAAAATTATATCATATAAAAAAAAAAAATTCTATAAAGAAAAAATTTTTAAAAAGTATATTTATACTGATAATATATCATCCAAAAAGGATCACTACATGACAAAAAATTTTAAAAACAGAAATTTTATATTTAAAATAATTGATAATTACATTCAAAAAAATAAAAAAAATCAAATACGCACTAGATTTCCTCCAGAGCCTAATGGTTTTTTACATATTGGTCATGCAAAATCCATATGCTTGAATTTTAATATTGCTAAAATATATCATGGAAAATGTAATTTAAGATTTGATGATACTAATCCAAAACACGAAAAAAAAAAATTTGTCAAAGAAATTAAGAAAGATATTCAATGGATGGGATATAAATGGAATAAAAAAAGTTTATATGCATCACAATACTTTGAAAAAATATATAAATATGCCAAGAAATTAATAAAAAAAAAATTCGCTTACGTAGATCAATTATCTCAATCGGAAATAAAAAAATATCGAGGAACATTAAAAAAAAAAGGAATAAATAGTCCATACAGAAATCGTGTTATTAAAGAAAACTTAAAATTATTTAAAGAGATGAAAAATGGAAAATTTAAAGATGGAGAAATTTGTTTACGTGCAAAAATAAATATGCAATCTAATAACATAATCATGAGAGATCCTGTTTTATATAGAGTAAAAAATATATCCCATTATAGAACAAAAAACAAATGGTGCATATATCCAACATACGATTTCAGTCATTGTTTATCAGATTTTATAGAAAAAATAACTCATTCTTTGTGTTCTTTAGAATTCCTTGATAATAAAGAGTTATATACATGGATTTTGCAAAAACTTGATGTTAAAAATATACCACAACAATATGAATTTTCTAGATTAAATTTAGAATATACTGTTTTGTCAAAAAGAAAATTAAAAAAAATAGTAAAAGAAAAAATTGTCACAGGATGGGATGATCCAAGAATGCCTACTATTTCTGGTTTAAGAAGAAGAGGTTATACACCTCAATCTATTAAAAATTTTTGTCAAAAAATCGGAATATCGAAAAAAAATCATTTAATTGAACTAAAACTATTAGAATATTGTGTTAGAAACGATTTAAATAAAATTGCAAACCGTTTTATGGCAGTTATAAATCCTATAAAAATTATTATTATAAACATGTCTGAAAATCATAATGAAAAAATTATCGTTAATAATCATCCTTTTTTTCCTAAAAAGGGAAAACATAAAATTTATTTTAGTAAAGTTATATATATTGATAAATCAGATTTTAAAGAAAAGAGAACAAATAAATATAAAAGATTATCACTAAATACAGAAGTGAGATTAAGACATGCATATATAATAAAAGCTTTAAAAATTGAAAAAAATTCTACAGGAGAAATCAAAAAAATATTTTGTACATATGATAAAAATACTTTAAATAAAAATCCTAAAAACAGAAAAGTAAATAGTGTGATTCATTGGATTTCAAAAAAAAATTCTATTCCAGCAAAATTTAGATTATTTCAACCTATTTTTAAAATAAAAAATCCGAATTATGAAAAAAAATATTTAAATTATATTAATAAAAATTCTATACAAATAAAAAATGGATTTATAGAAAAAGATCTTATGAATAAAAAAAAACTAAAATTTTTTCAATTTGAAAGAGAAGGATATTTTATTATTGATAAAAAAGAAACATTAAAAAATAAAAAAATTACTTTTAATGAAACAATATCTTTAAAAGAAAAAAAATATTTTTAATTTTTTTAAAATAAAAATTTTTTAATAAAATTAAAAAAAACAATAAAAATATAAAAAAATTTTAAATTTATAAAATTTTTTTTTGAAAAAAGAATTTAAAAATTCTATAAAACTTTGAATAAAATATAAAAAAAAAATATTAATAAAATGTTACAATCAAATATTCAAAAAATATTATTTTTATGAAATTTCAATAAATTAATCATGAAAAAATAAAAAATTAATTTATTTAATCAAAAATTTCTTTAAGAACATAAATAAATTTTTATATAAAAAAAATATATTCGTAAAATTTCAATAAAAACCTTATAAAACTATTAAAAAATTTTTTTTATATTTTATTTTATTAATATACAAATATTATTCAATCTTTAAAAATATTTAATATTTAATATAAAATATATACAAAGATAAAACATACCACAAGATAAATTAAAAAAAAAAATCATAAAAAATAAAAAATGAGTAAATTATGTCTATAATTGAAAAAATAATTGGAAGAGAAATAATAGATTCTCGTGGAAATCCAACAGTTGAAGCAGAAGTACATACACGTACAGGATGTATTGGTATTGCTTCAGTTCCATCTGGTGCTTCAAAAGGATCTAAAGAAGCATTAGAAATAAGAGATTTAGAAAGAAGATTTTCAGGAAATGGTGTTCAAAAATCTGTCTCATTAATTAATCATTTAATATTTAAAAATTTAAAAAACAAAAATTCTATAGATCAACAAGACATCGATAAAACAATGATTGAATTAGACGGAACAGAGAATAAATCTATATTAGGTGCTAATACTATGCTTGCTGTTTCTTTAGCAAATGCAAAAGCAGCTGCAATATTTAAAAAAATATATCTTTTCGAGCATATTTCTGAACTGAATAACACGCCTAAAAAATATTCTATGCCACTACCAATGATGAATATCATAAATGGTGGAAAACATTCTAATAATAATATTGATCTTCAAGAATTTATGATACAACCTATATCTGCAAAAAACTTTAAACATGCAGTACAAATAGGATGTGAAATTTTCCACTCATTATCTCAAATATTAAAAAAAAAAAATATGAGTACAGCAGTTGGAGATGAAGGAGGTTATGCTCCTAATTTATATTCAAATGAAGAAGCAATACTTTTAATACTAGAAGCAATACAAAAATCAGAATATGAAATTGGAAAAGATGTAACTTTAGCAATTGATTGTGCATCTTCAGAATTATATGATAGAAAAACAAAAAAATACTTTTTACACGGAGAAAATAAACAATTTAATTCATATGAATTTACTAATTATTTAAAAAATCTTATAAAAAAATATCCTATTTTATCCATCGAAGATGGACAAGATGAATCAGATTGGAAAGGTTTTATACATCAAACAAAAATTTTAGGAGAAAAAATTCAAATTGTTGGAGATGATTTATTTGTCACGAATGATAATATCCTAAAAAAAGGAATTCAAAAAAAAATCGCAAATTCTATTTTAATTAAACCAAATCAAATTGGAACATTAACTGAAACGATTAAAACAATACAAACAGCTAAAAAAGCCAATTATAATGTGATTATTTCTCATCGTTCTGGAGAAACAGAAGATGTTACTATATCAGATTTAGCAGTTGGAACTGCAGCAGGGCAAATTAAGACTGGATCTTTAAGCAGAACAGATCGAATCGCTAAATACAACCAATTGATTAGAATAGAAGAAAAATTAGGATATAAAAAAGCTCCTTACTATGGAGCAAAAGAATTAAAAATTAAAAAATAGAATGAATTTAGTAGTAAAATAATATATTTATTCAAAATATTATATTTTACTACGTAAAATATTTTAAGAAAATTTATAAAAAAAATTATATAAAAAAATATGAAAAATAAAAAAAATATCTTAATAATTGTTGATGGAACAAATTATTTATACAGAGCATATTTTGCATTTAAAAATTTTCAAAATAAAAAAAAAGAACCTATAGGAGCGATATATGGAACTTTAATTATGCTGAAAAAAGTTTTTAATAAATATATGCCTAATAAAATAATTATTGTATTTGATCATAAAACAATTAATTTTAGAAAAAAAATATATAAAAAATATAAAGCAAATAGACCAAAAATTCCACAAGATTTAAAAGTTCAAATTAATCAATTAATCAAAATAATTAATTATATAGGTATTCCTGTCATTCAAATACCAGGATTCGAAGCTGATGATATTATAGGAACTTTAGTTTATAAAAAAAATAAAAAAAATATTTTAATATTAACTAATGATAAAGATATGATGCAATTAATTAATAAAAATGTAAAAATATTAAATCATCATGAAACAATAATTGGAGAAAAAGAAGTTAGAAAAAAATTTGGAATTTCTCCAAAACTTATAAAAGATTTCTTAGCACTTGTAGGAGATCGCTCAGATAACATTCCTGGAATACCCGGTGTAGGAATTAAAACTGCACAAATACTTTTAAAAAATTTTCATTCTTTAAAAGAGATTTATAAAAATTTAGATAAACTTTCTTTATTAAATATTAGGAATGCAAAAAAATTACCAAAAATTTTTTTAAAAAATAAAAAAATTGCTTTTATATCAAAATACCTATCAACTATCCAAATACGAATACGCTCACCAATTCTAAATGCATCTTTTAAATTGAAAAAACCTAAAAAAAAAAAAATATTTGAATATTTTAAGAAAAATAATTTTAAATCCTTAAAAACATCTTTTAAGAAATCTCCTTGGTTTAATAATTTAAAATAAATAGTTTAAAAATTGCTCAAAAAATTCAAAAACTACACTTTTTATTTTTTTTATACACATCTGAATACCAATTACTTAAAGTTTTTTTTAATTCAAAAATTCCAATTTTTTTAAATGAAGAAAAAATTTGAATACAAGGTGAAATTTTTAAAGAAATAATTTTCTCTTGAGCAGAAATATATTTTTTTTTTCTTAAAAAAAAACTTAATTTATCACATTTATTTAATAAAATAATAAAATTAATTTTTTTTTTATTTAAAATATTTATGATAATTAAATCATTTTCTTTAAAAAAGAAATTTATATCTACTAATAAAACAACTCCAATTAAACATTTTCTATAAAATAAATACTTTTTTATTTCTCGTAACCAATTTATTTTTTTTCTCTTGTAAAAAGAAGAATAACCATAACCTGGAAAATCAACTATTCTGCATTTATTATCAACATTAAAAAAATTAATTAATTTTGTACTACCAGGAAATTTACTTACACGTGATAATTTTTTTTTATTAGATAAACTATTCACTAATGTCGATTTTCCTGAATTAGAATATCCTAAAAAAGCTATTTCATTCCCTACATGAATATTAATTTGATCAATATTTATAAAACTTTTCATGAAAAAAGTTAAATCAAAATTTAAAATTTTCATACTTATCCTTAAAAAAAATATGCACAAAGAAAAAAATAAATATTTAAAAAAAAAATAAATATAAAAAAATATTATATATGAAAAAGTTAAAAAAAAACTTTTAAATACTGATTAAAATAAAAAAATATACTATTATATAAATAGTAATATTTATTATAAAAATAACATAAAAAAAAAAGTTTTGTAAAAAAATATAGGTTAAATGAAATGAATCAAAAATTTAGAAATATAGCAATCATTGCGCATGTTGATCATGGTAAAACTACTTTAATTGATAAACTTCTACAAGAATCAGGAATTTTTAAAATACATGAAGAAAAAACTGAACGTATTATGGACAGTAATGATTTAGAAAGAGAAAGAGGAATAACAATTACTGCAAAAAACACATCCATCAAATGGAATGAATATAAAATAAATATTGTAGATACTCCAGGACATGCAGATTTTGGAGGAGAAGTTGAAAGAGTATTATCTATGGTAGATTCAGTATTACTAGTTGTTGATGCTCTTGATGGACCGATGCCACAAACAAGATTTGTAACTGAAAAAGCTTTTAGATATAATCTAAACCCTATTGTTGTTGTGAATAAAATAGATAGAAAAAATTCTAGACCAAATTGGGTAATTGATCAAATATTTGATTTATTTATTAATTTAAATGCAACTGATAAGCAATTAGATTTTCCTATAGTTTATACATCTGCTTTATTGGGAAAATCAGGATTAGAGTTAAATAAATTAGAAAATAATATGTCTCCTTTATTTAATATAATTATTAAACATACTCCAGCTCCACAAAAAAATATTCATAAAAAATTCAAAATGCAAATTTCACAATTAGATTATGACAATTATCTCGGAATTATTGGAATAGGAAGAATTCATTCAGGATCAATAAAACCAAAACAAAAAATTAAAGTTATCAATCAACAAGGAAAAAATAACAATGGTGAAATAA
Above is a window of Buchnera aphidicola (Sipha maydis) DNA encoding:
- a CDS encoding 5'-3' exonuclease, with the translated sequence MKNKKNILIIVDGTNYLYRAYFAFKNFQNKKKEPIGAIYGTLIMLKKVFNKYMPNKIIIVFDHKTINFRKKIYKKYKANRPKIPQDLKVQINQLIKIINYIGIPVIQIPGFEADDIIGTLVYKKNKKNILILTNDKDMMQLINKNVKILNHHETIIGEKEVRKKFGISPKLIKDFLALVGDRSDNIPGIPGVGIKTAQILLKNFHSLKEIYKNLDKLSLLNIRNAKKLPKIFLKNKKIAFISKYLSTIQIRIRSPILNASFKLKKPKKKKIFEYFKKNNFKSLKTSFKKSPWFNNLK
- a CDS encoding glutamine--tRNA ligase/YqeY domain fusion protein encodes the protein MTKNFKNRNFIFKIIDNYIQKNKKNQIRTRFPPEPNGFLHIGHAKSICLNFNIAKIYHGKCNLRFDDTNPKHEKKKFVKEIKKDIQWMGYKWNKKSLYASQYFEKIYKYAKKLIKKKFAYVDQLSQSEIKKYRGTLKKKGINSPYRNRVIKENLKLFKEMKNGKFKDGEICLRAKINMQSNNIIMRDPVLYRVKNISHYRTKNKWCIYPTYDFSHCLSDFIEKITHSLCSLEFLDNKELYTWILQKLDVKNIPQQYEFSRLNLEYTVLSKRKLKKIVKEKIVTGWDDPRMPTISGLRRRGYTPQSIKNFCQKIGISKKNHLIELKLLEYCVRNDLNKIANRFMAVINPIKIIIINMSENHNEKIIVNNHPFFPKKGKHKIYFSKVIYIDKSDFKEKRTNKYKRLSLNTEVRLRHAYIIKALKIEKNSTGEIKKIFCTYDKNTLNKNPKNRKVNSVIHWISKKNSIPAKFRLFQPIFKIKNPNYEKKYLNYINKNSIQIKNGFIEKDLMNKKKLKFFQFEREGYFIIDKKETLKNKKITFNETISLKEKKYF
- the yihA gene encoding ribosome biogenesis GTP-binding protein YihA/YsxC — its product is MKILNFDLTFFMKSFINIDQINIHVGNEIAFLGYSNSGKSTLVNSLSNKKKLSRVSKFPGSTKLINFFNVDNKCRIVDFPGYGYSSFYKRKKINWLREIKKYLFYRKCLIGVVLLVDINFFFKENDLIIINILNKKKINFIILLNKCDKLSFFLRKKKYISAQEKIISLKISPCIQIFSSFKKIGIFELKKTLSNWYSDVYKKNKKCSF
- the eno gene encoding phosphopyruvate hydratase is translated as MSIIEKIIGREIIDSRGNPTVEAEVHTRTGCIGIASVPSGASKGSKEALEIRDLERRFSGNGVQKSVSLINHLIFKNLKNKNSIDQQDIDKTMIELDGTENKSILGANTMLAVSLANAKAAAIFKKIYLFEHISELNNTPKKYSMPLPMMNIINGGKHSNNNIDLQEFMIQPISAKNFKHAVQIGCEIFHSLSQILKKKNMSTAVGDEGGYAPNLYSNEEAILLILEAIQKSEYEIGKDVTLAIDCASSELYDRKTKKYFLHGENKQFNSYEFTNYLKNLIKKYPILSIEDGQDESDWKGFIHQTKILGEKIQIVGDDLFVTNDNILKKGIQKKIANSILIKPNQIGTLTETIKTIQTAKKANYNVIISHRSGETEDVTISDLAVGTAAGQIKTGSLSRTDRIAKYNQLIRIEEKLGYKKAPYYGAKELKIKK